The following are encoded together in the Triticum dicoccoides isolate Atlit2015 ecotype Zavitan chromosome 6B, WEW_v2.0, whole genome shotgun sequence genome:
- the LOC119325707 gene encoding uncharacterized protein LOC119325707 → MGLELDQLELLTHQLPPVRTSATDDGATAADDEDRCATPTSEANMLRAPSLCPPAPRKPRPARAHRRQQHCYYRGRRRRCSSGPAHTRYWIVAVPHDLAAVFVARRPPSPSSSPCLPPEGKKIRVHAVG, encoded by the coding sequence ATGGGCCTCGAGCTCGATCAGCTTGAGCTTTTGACTCACCAGCTCCCTCCGGTCCGGACGTCCGCAACCGACGACGGCGCGACCGCCGCAGACGACGAAGACCGGTGTGCCACGCCGACGTCGGAGGCGAACATGCTGCGCGCGCCGTCGCTGTGCCCCCCGGCGCCGAGGAAGCCGAGGCCGGCACGGGCCCACAGGAGGCAGCAGCATTGCTACTaccgcgggcggcggcgccggtgcAGCAGCGGGCCGGCGCACACGCGGTACTGGATCGTCGCCGTGCCACACGACCTCGCCGCGGTGTTCGTCGCGCGGCGTCCGCCCTCGCCTTCGAGCTCGCCGTGCCTGCCGCCGGAAGGCAAGAAGATCCGAGTGCACGCCGTAGGCTGA